A single window of Chloroflexota bacterium DNA harbors:
- a CDS encoding NUDIX domain-containing protein, which produces MHGLTLPDPGEPRFCGRCGQELEFREDGGRARPRCPVCGWTYYAKPALGAAVFIEEDGRLLLVQRANEPYKGWWMLPAGFVEYGEDAGETAAREALEETGLTVEITGVRGLYFGAGDPRGASHLAVFNATRHNGTPVAGDDACDARWFAPGEVPDEIAFEGHRRAIAQWQKGKRVLTDGASLLDYSAAGPAPPIVVYVVIENPKGTVNRTVYDDEAGAFVPTGEIFNAPLPIHYGWIPRTISEGDGRELDVTVVGEGEAAVGSVIAARPIGALLRADADHKVLAIRADMPSAYASVMEAAERPELTGMIDDLFRPRATLLGWASVSETRRLIHEAQRAWIRAHRTGT; this is translated from the coding sequence GTGCACGGACTCACTCTCCCCGACCCTGGTGAGCCACGCTTTTGCGGTCGATGTGGGCAGGAGCTGGAATTTCGCGAAGATGGCGGTCGGGCACGACCGCGCTGTCCAGTCTGCGGATGGACCTACTACGCCAAACCTGCTCTCGGCGCCGCGGTCTTCATCGAAGAGGATGGGCGGCTGCTCCTGGTCCAGCGCGCCAATGAGCCGTACAAGGGGTGGTGGATGCTTCCGGCCGGCTTCGTCGAGTATGGGGAAGACGCGGGGGAGACGGCCGCTCGAGAGGCGCTCGAGGAGACGGGGCTGACCGTCGAGATCACCGGGGTGCGAGGACTGTACTTTGGCGCCGGTGACCCGCGTGGCGCCTCGCACTTGGCCGTGTTCAATGCCACCCGACACAACGGCACTCCGGTGGCCGGAGACGACGCGTGCGATGCGCGGTGGTTCGCCCCGGGCGAGGTGCCCGACGAGATCGCTTTCGAGGGACATCGTCGGGCCATCGCCCAATGGCAAAAGGGCAAGCGGGTGCTGACTGACGGGGCCAGCCTGCTGGATTACAGCGCCGCGGGCCCCGCGCCCCCCATCGTCGTGTACGTGGTAATCGAGAACCCGAAAGGCACAGTCAATCGGACCGTTTACGATGACGAGGCTGGCGCGTTCGTTCCCACGGGCGAGATCTTCAACGCGCCGCTGCCCATTCACTATGGATGGATTCCGCGCACGATCTCGGAAGGCGACGGACGTGAGCTGGACGTCACCGTCGTCGGTGAGGGCGAAGCCGCCGTCGGAAGCGTCATCGCCGCGCGGCCAATCGGGGCGCTGCTGCGCGCGGACGCGGACCACAAGGTGCTCGCTATTCGCGCGGACATGCCCAGCGCGTACGCCTCCGTCATGGAAGCGGCCGAGCGACCGGAGCTAACCGGCATGATCGATGATCTCTTCCGGCCGCGAGCCACGCTGCTCGGCTGGGCGTCGGTAAGCGAGACCCGCCGTCTAATTCACGAGGCGCAGCGCGCGTGGATTCGCGCCCATCGGACGGGAACGTAA
- a CDS encoding RodZ domain-containing protein → MDSRSAPIGAVLRRARLDRGLSLSDVGEALHVAARYIHAIETDDYAALPPTVYTRALIREYARFLGLNPADLLERAVPMRPGDRNPIRPALQPLDRSPAVSWKAIASIMGVAACIGLFVYLYSQYNSFAQTVDAGRGTSFDLVPTQAVRSAPLRITPFATEAETSTPTPAATPTVVSGIVVEAHVVEQSWLQVWTDGRPVIAETVAGGNTRTFTAEQSIRMRVGNAGGVDVTVNGNHQGKLGADKQAMEVSWGREGTVPSASPAPSRGTL, encoded by the coding sequence TTGGATTCTCGCTCGGCACCAATCGGCGCCGTGTTGCGGCGGGCGCGACTCGATCGCGGGTTGAGTCTCTCCGACGTGGGGGAGGCGCTCCACGTGGCGGCCCGGTACATCCACGCCATCGAGACAGACGACTACGCGGCCCTTCCGCCAACGGTGTATACGCGCGCGCTCATCCGGGAATATGCGCGGTTCTTGGGCCTGAATCCGGCCGATCTCCTCGAGCGCGCGGTGCCAATGCGCCCTGGCGATCGGAATCCGATCCGCCCGGCGCTGCAGCCGTTGGACCGCTCGCCCGCCGTGTCGTGGAAGGCGATCGCGTCCATTATGGGCGTAGCCGCGTGCATCGGCCTGTTCGTCTATCTGTACTCGCAATACAACTCCTTCGCTCAGACCGTTGACGCGGGGCGCGGGACAAGTTTCGATCTTGTCCCAACACAAGCGGTCCGAAGCGCGCCGCTGAGGATTACGCCATTCGCGACCGAAGCGGAGACGTCGACACCGACCCCCGCCGCGACGCCGACCGTGGTGAGCGGCATCGTCGTCGAAGCGCACGTCGTGGAGCAGAGCTGGCTTCAGGTTTGGACGGACGGTCGACCGGTCATTGCGGAGACCGTGGCCGGGGGGAACACGCGAACGTTCACCGCGGAGCAATCCATTCGGATGCGCGTGGGGAATGCCGGCGGCGTCGACGTGACCGTCAACGGCAACCACCAGGGGAAGCTCGGCGCTGATAAGCAGGCGATGGAGGTCTCGTGGGGCCGGGAGGGCACTGTTCCTTCCGCATCGCCGGCGCCGTCCCGGGGTACCTTGTGA